The Phoenix dactylifera cultivar Barhee BC4 chromosome 17, palm_55x_up_171113_PBpolish2nd_filt_p, whole genome shotgun sequence genome contains a region encoding:
- the LOC103723992 gene encoding uncharacterized protein At5g43822 isoform X4 has protein sequence METMVRKFQQKYKRAKDEMGRWDEFQSRLLSQFGNASSIIERLEVLREAKNYGAIRCVPGIRQAVLGKQMEALEMIFCSMRVTMKEFHSVIMSLDKIARDGSQLLKGGSGPTTRQMRLRVGIWPSLADCLDGLKSIHEMYQSEYLLKSSVVSSLTCKCSDAKTEFEDTT, from the exons ATGGAAACGATGGTGAGGAAGTTTCAGCAGAAGTACAAGAGGGCGAAAGACGAAATGGGGCGGTGGGACGAGTTCCAATCCCGTTTGCTCTCCCAATTTGGCAACGCCTCCTCCATCATCGAGAGGCTGGAG GTGCTTAGAGAGGCTAAAAATTATGGCGCGATAAGGTGTGTCCCTGGCATTAGACAGGCAGTCTTGGGGAAACAGATGGAAGCCTTGGAAATGATCTTTTGCTCCATGAGAGTGACAAT GAAAGAGTTTCATAGTGTTATCATGTCTCTTGATAAGATTGCACGTGATGGTAGCCAACTGTTGAAAGGAGGATCAGGACCAACTACTCGACAAATGCGACTGCGAGTTGGAATATGGCCAAGTCTTGCAGATTGCCTGGATGGGCTTAAGTCAATTCACGAGATGTACCAATCTGA GTACCTTCTTAAATCATCTGTTGTTTCCTCATTGACATGCAAGTGCAG TGATGCAAAAACAGAATTTGAAGATACAACTTGA
- the LOC103723992 gene encoding uncharacterized protein At5g43822 isoform X2, giving the protein METMVRKFQQKYKRAKDEMGRWDEFQSRLLSQFGNASSIIERLEVLREAKNYGAIRCVPGIRQAVLGKQMEALEMIFCSMRVTMKEFHSVIMSLDKIARDGSQLLKGGSGPTTRQMRLRVGIWPSLADCLDGLKSIHEMYQSEYLLKSSVVSSLTCKCSASDIVALRQLLVDQPNIPNDEVQSIFDIIFAEEIC; this is encoded by the exons ATGGAAACGATGGTGAGGAAGTTTCAGCAGAAGTACAAGAGGGCGAAAGACGAAATGGGGCGGTGGGACGAGTTCCAATCCCGTTTGCTCTCCCAATTTGGCAACGCCTCCTCCATCATCGAGAGGCTGGAG GTGCTTAGAGAGGCTAAAAATTATGGCGCGATAAGGTGTGTCCCTGGCATTAGACAGGCAGTCTTGGGGAAACAGATGGAAGCCTTGGAAATGATCTTTTGCTCCATGAGAGTGACAAT GAAAGAGTTTCATAGTGTTATCATGTCTCTTGATAAG ATTGCACGTGATGGTAGCCAACTGTTGAAAGGAGGATCAGGACCAACTACTCGACAAATGCGACTGCGAGTTGGAATATGGCCAAGTCTTGCAGATTGCCTGGATGGGCTTAAGTCAATTCACGAGATGTACCAATCTGA GTACCTTCTTAAATCATCTGTTGTTTCCTCATTGACATGCAAGTGCAG TGCTAGTGATATTGTTGCACTCCGTCAACTCTTGGTGGATCAACCTAACATCCCGAATGATGAAG tgcaatcaatttttgatataATATTTGCAGAAGAGATCTGCTAA
- the LOC103723992 gene encoding uncharacterized protein At5g43822 isoform X3 — protein METMVRKFQQKYKRAKDEMGRWDEFQSRLLSQFGNASSIIERLEVLREAKNYGAIRCVPGIRQAVLGKQMEALEMIFCSMRVTMKEFHSVIMSLDKIARDGSQLLKGGSGPTTRQMRLRVGIWPSLADCLDGLKSIHEMYQSDASDIVALRQLLVDQPNIPNDEVQSIFDIIFAEEIC, from the exons ATGGAAACGATGGTGAGGAAGTTTCAGCAGAAGTACAAGAGGGCGAAAGACGAAATGGGGCGGTGGGACGAGTTCCAATCCCGTTTGCTCTCCCAATTTGGCAACGCCTCCTCCATCATCGAGAGGCTGGAG GTGCTTAGAGAGGCTAAAAATTATGGCGCGATAAGGTGTGTCCCTGGCATTAGACAGGCAGTCTTGGGGAAACAGATGGAAGCCTTGGAAATGATCTTTTGCTCCATGAGAGTGACAAT GAAAGAGTTTCATAGTGTTATCATGTCTCTTGATAAGATTGCACGTGATGGTAGCCAACTGTTGAAAGGAGGATCAGGACCAACTACTCGACAAATGCGACTGCGAGTTGGAATATGGCCAAGTCTTGCAGATTGCCTGGATGGGCTTAAGTCAATTCACGAGATGTACCAATCTGA TGCTAGTGATATTGTTGCACTCCGTCAACTCTTGGTGGATCAACCTAACATCCCGAATGATGAAG tgcaatcaatttttgatataATATTTGCAGAAGAGATCTGCTAA
- the LOC103723992 gene encoding uncharacterized protein At5g43822 isoform X1 — translation METMVRKFQQKYKRAKDEMGRWDEFQSRLLSQFGNASSIIERLEVLREAKNYGAIRCVPGIRQAVLGKQMEALEMIFCSMRVTMKEFHSVIMSLDKIARDGSQLLKGGSGPTTRQMRLRVGIWPSLADCLDGLKSIHEMYQSEYLLKSSVVSSLTCKCSASDIVALRQLLVDQPNIPNDEVQSIFDIIFAEEIC, via the exons ATGGAAACGATGGTGAGGAAGTTTCAGCAGAAGTACAAGAGGGCGAAAGACGAAATGGGGCGGTGGGACGAGTTCCAATCCCGTTTGCTCTCCCAATTTGGCAACGCCTCCTCCATCATCGAGAGGCTGGAG GTGCTTAGAGAGGCTAAAAATTATGGCGCGATAAGGTGTGTCCCTGGCATTAGACAGGCAGTCTTGGGGAAACAGATGGAAGCCTTGGAAATGATCTTTTGCTCCATGAGAGTGACAAT GAAAGAGTTTCATAGTGTTATCATGTCTCTTGATAAGATTGCACGTGATGGTAGCCAACTGTTGAAAGGAGGATCAGGACCAACTACTCGACAAATGCGACTGCGAGTTGGAATATGGCCAAGTCTTGCAGATTGCCTGGATGGGCTTAAGTCAATTCACGAGATGTACCAATCTGA GTACCTTCTTAAATCATCTGTTGTTTCCTCATTGACATGCAAGTGCAG TGCTAGTGATATTGTTGCACTCCGTCAACTCTTGGTGGATCAACCTAACATCCCGAATGATGAAG tgcaatcaatttttgatataATATTTGCAGAAGAGATCTGCTAA